Proteins from a single region of Hydra vulgaris chromosome 12, alternate assembly HydraT2T_AEP:
- the LOC136089130 gene encoding uncharacterized protein LOC136089130, which yields MPRCYNKKIKPKYNANSLERAIVLVCEKKSTIYHAAKECSVPKETLRRRIKQQEFNANKREGQKNVLSDNDETMIVAAAQYCQRYGLPLDSLDICNLKRHVDKLRLRKPEILTFSRAKSLTHEVVDKFFTILSDVIHNNNIVPSSIYNLDETGLSSNHLTKRVFVHPKSKDAYELAGSSGKAMYSVLFCVSADGRYLPPFVVFKGEGYLYSKWVENGPPGCAFGATASGWMQDFLFENWFVEHFIPFVDQDQKPILLLYDGHGSHLTYGTIKAAMDNDIQIICLPPNCSHALQPLDVAVFRPLKNEWRKILKRFARETQQKNIDKTAFTGLLKQLCQRLSPANAIAGFRGSGISPLSKEKMERRITGIDFLNQSPERYSPKSPRIQIPRSGMQEALRSIICPNVSAETAAITKQQKQKRKRVQAKCGELLTNEKVKRRLLEEQKVREEKNKVKKKCTKKTITFTEVSKKYPKRSKKCPK from the exons atgccaagatgttataataaaaaaataaaacccaagTACAATGCTAATAGTTTGGAAAGAGCAATTGTGTTAGTATGTGAGAAAAAAAGTACTATTTATCATGCTGCTAAAGAATGTTCTGTTCCTAAAGAAACATTGAGACGAAGAATAAAACAACAAGAATTTAATGCAAACAAACGTGAAGGTCAAAAAAATGTGCTGAGTGATAATGATGAAACTATGATTGTAGCTGCAGCGCAGTATTGTCAAAGATATGGTCTTCCATTAGATTCTCTTGACATTTGTAATTTA AAGCGCCATGTTGATAAACTTCGATTACGCAAACCTGAAATACTTACATTTTCAAGAGCTAAAAGTTTAACACATGAAGttgtagataaattttttactattttatctgATGTgattcataataataatattgtaccAAGTAGTATATACAATCTTGACGAGACTGGGCTTTCCTCAAATCACTTAACGAAGAGAGTATTTGTACATCCAAAAAGCAAAGATGCTTATGAATTGGCTGGTTCTTCTGGTAAAGCTATGTACTCTGTGCTGTTCTGCGTGTCTGCAGATGGAAGATATCTTCCaccatttgttgtttttaagggAGAAGGCTATCTGTATTCTAAATGGGTAGAAAATGGACCACCAGGATGTGCTTTTGGGGCAACAGCAAGTGGATGGATGCAAGACTTTCTATTTGAAAACTG GTTTGTCGAGCACTTCATACCATTTGTTGACCAAGATCAAAAACCAATACTCCTGCTTTATGACGGTCATGGAAGTCATTTAACATATGGTACTATAAAAGCAGCCATGGACAACGATATCCAAATTATTTGTCTTCCACCAAATTGCTCACACGCATTACAACCGTTAGATGTAGCTGTCTTTCGACCATTAAAGAATGAGtggagaaaaattttaaagcggTTTGCAAGagaaacacaacaaaaaaatattgataagaCAGCTTTTACAGGATTATTGAAACAATTGTGTCAGAGACTCTCTCCAGCAAACGCTATAGCAGGATTTCGTGGTTCAGGTATCTCACCATTAAGTAAAGAAAAGATGGAAAGAAGAATAACAGGTATTGACTTTCTCAATCAATCACCTGAACGTTATAGCCCTAAATCTCCAAGAATACAAATACCAAGATCTGGTATGCAAGAAGCTTTAAGGTCAATCATATGTCCTAATGTATCTGCAGAAACGGCAGcaataacaaaacaacaaaaacaaaaaaggaagagaGTACAAGCAAAATGTGGAGAACTCCTTACAAATGAGAAAGTCAAACGACGGTTACTTGAGGAACAAAAAGTCAGAGaggaaaaaaacaaagttaaaaaaaaatgtacaaaaaaaactattacctTTACTGAAGTATCAAAGAAATACCCAAAAAGATCTAAGAAGTGCCCAAAATAG